A window of the Agrococcus jejuensis genome harbors these coding sequences:
- a CDS encoding methylenetetrahydrofolate reductase, with protein MSHCLPFSFELFPPRDASATDTLDDSLARLVAAGPSFVSVTYGASGSTRDGSLAVLRQLLAADARPMAHLTCVGLTVREASVLVRDFLDAGITRFLALRGDPPVDGAPLGDLGSASELVQLIQRVEAERAPYREIGREGRSVVAERPRAVEVAVAAFPNGHPGSGAGSARHDVDALLAKQAAGATLAITQLFFDPYDYERFVDLARSRGITIPIVPGIIIPDSARRLVRAAELANERPPAALLAALDGASPEDAERIGIDATVALVDELRHLAPSVHLYTFNRHRAALEVLRGVGSIAGASA; from the coding sequence ATGTCGCACTGTCTCCCGTTCTCCTTCGAGCTGTTCCCGCCGCGCGACGCGTCGGCGACGGACACGCTCGACGACTCGCTCGCGCGCCTCGTCGCCGCAGGCCCGTCGTTCGTCTCGGTGACGTACGGCGCCAGCGGCTCGACGCGCGACGGCTCCCTCGCGGTGCTGCGCCAGCTGCTCGCCGCCGACGCCCGCCCCATGGCGCACCTCACGTGCGTCGGCCTCACGGTGCGCGAGGCGAGCGTGCTCGTGCGCGACTTCCTCGACGCGGGCATCACGCGCTTCCTCGCGCTCCGCGGCGACCCGCCCGTCGACGGGGCGCCGCTCGGCGACCTCGGCTCGGCGAGCGAGCTCGTGCAGCTCATCCAGCGCGTCGAGGCCGAGCGCGCACCGTACCGCGAGATCGGTCGCGAGGGCCGCAGCGTCGTCGCCGAGCGGCCGCGCGCGGTCGAGGTGGCCGTCGCGGCCTTCCCCAACGGCCACCCCGGCTCGGGTGCGGGCTCGGCGCGCCACGACGTGGATGCGCTGCTCGCCAAGCAGGCGGCGGGCGCGACGTTGGCGATCACGCAGCTGTTCTTCGACCCGTACGACTACGAGCGGTTCGTCGACCTCGCGCGCTCGCGCGGCATCACGATCCCGATCGTGCCGGGCATCATCATCCCCGACTCCGCGCGCCGCCTCGTGCGCGCGGCCGAGCTCGCGAACGAGCGGCCGCCGGCCGCCCTGCTCGCGGCGCTCGACGGCGCCTCGCCGGAGGACGCCGAGCGCATCGGCATCGATGCGACCGTCGCGCTCGTCGACGAGCTGCGACACCTCGCACCGAGCGTCCACCTGTACACCTTCAACCGCCATCGCGCCGCGCTCGAGGTGCTGCGCGGCGTCGGCTCGATCGCTGGAGCATCCGCATGA
- the dapF gene encoding diaminopimelate epimerase: MVAFAKGQGTGNDFVLLVDPAGELSPTPEQVVALCDRRFGIGGDGLIVATRTEAMPEHERALGGGAEWFMDYRNADGSVAEMCGNGIRVFARLLEQEGLADVTDLQVGTRAGIKHVRAVDGGFSADLGAVRLEDGEPLVRAAGLPVARPGQRVDVGNPHVVVAIADDAELAALDLHTAPELEPATPGGVNVELVVPQGIAGDEGRIRMRVHERGSGETLSCGTGAVAAAFATRHWAGGAPNRWRVEVPGGVVHVDVDQQADGEHAWLTGPAEIVYRGETAIL, from the coding sequence GTGGTGGCGTTCGCGAAGGGACAGGGCACGGGCAACGACTTCGTGCTGCTCGTCGACCCGGCAGGCGAGCTCTCGCCGACGCCCGAGCAGGTGGTGGCGCTGTGCGACCGCCGCTTCGGCATCGGCGGCGACGGCCTCATCGTCGCGACGCGCACCGAGGCGATGCCCGAGCACGAGCGCGCGCTCGGCGGCGGCGCCGAGTGGTTCATGGACTACCGCAACGCCGACGGCAGCGTCGCCGAGATGTGCGGCAACGGCATCCGCGTCTTCGCCCGCCTGCTCGAGCAGGAGGGCCTCGCCGACGTGACGGATCTGCAGGTCGGCACGCGCGCGGGCATCAAGCACGTGCGCGCCGTCGACGGCGGATTCTCGGCCGACCTCGGTGCCGTGCGCCTCGAGGACGGCGAGCCGCTCGTGCGCGCCGCGGGTCTGCCCGTCGCGCGCCCCGGCCAGCGCGTCGACGTCGGCAACCCGCACGTCGTCGTCGCGATCGCCGACGACGCCGAGCTCGCGGCGCTCGACCTGCACACGGCGCCCGAGCTCGAGCCCGCGACGCCCGGCGGCGTCAACGTCGAGCTCGTCGTGCCGCAGGGCATCGCGGGCGACGAGGGCCGCATCCGCATGCGCGTGCACGAGCGCGGCTCGGGCGAGACGCTCTCGTGCGGCACCGGCGCGGTCGCGGCGGCGTTCGCGACGCGGCACTGGGCGGGCGGCGCGCCGAACCGCTGGCGCGTCGAGGTGCCGGGCGGGGTCGTGCACGTCGACGTCGACCAGCAGGCCGACGGCGAGCACGCGTGGCTCACGGGCCCCGCCGAGATCGTCTACCGCGGCGAGACCGCGATCCTCTGA
- a CDS encoding class I SAM-dependent methyltransferase, which yields MTDHYFSAASGDAPTREVRATLAGHERSLLTAPGVFSGDGLDVGTSVLLDETPEPPRTGDLLDLGTGWGPVALSLALRAPEARVWAVDVNPRAVDLVRRNAERVSVANVTAALPGEMPDVRFQGIWSNPPIRIGKQQLHALLLEWLPRLVVGGEAWLVVQKHLGSDSLLRWLDEQDGLAAERWTSKKTFRILRVERVEG from the coding sequence GTGACCGACCACTACTTCTCCGCCGCCTCCGGCGACGCTCCCACGCGCGAGGTGCGCGCGACGCTCGCCGGCCACGAGCGCTCGCTGCTCACGGCGCCCGGGGTGTTCTCGGGCGACGGCCTCGACGTCGGCACGAGCGTGCTGCTCGACGAGACCCCGGAGCCGCCGCGGACCGGCGACCTGCTCGACCTCGGCACCGGCTGGGGCCCGGTCGCCCTGTCGCTCGCGCTCCGCGCACCGGAGGCGCGGGTGTGGGCGGTGGATGTGAATCCGAGGGCGGTGGACCTCGTCCGGCGCAACGCCGAGCGTGTCAGCGTAGCAAACGTGACGGCGGCGCTGCCGGGCGAGATGCCCGATGTTCGCTTCCAGGGGATCTGGTCGAACCCGCCCATCCGCATCGGCAAGCAGCAGCTGCACGCGCTGCTGCTCGAGTGGCTGCCGCGGCTCGTGGTCGGCGGCGAGGCGTGGCTCGTCGTGCAGAAGCACCTCGGCTCCGACTCGCTGCTGCGCTGGCTCGACGAGCAGGATGGGCTCGCGGCCGAGCGCTGGACGTCGAAGAAGACGTTCCGCATCCTGCGCGTGGAGCGCGTCGAGGGCTGA
- the hflX gene encoding GTPase HflX, producing the protein MADGTSRVDRILEWADPGDERLLDQSAQALGADATDGDFDGEQLDRADRAALRRVGGLRTELEDVTEVEYRQLRLENVVLVGVHAGGVVDAENSMRELAALAETAGALVLDGVLQRRPTPDPATYVGRGKAQELAELVKETGADTVIADTELAPSQRRALEDVVKVKVIDRTAVILDIFSQHAKSREGKAQVELAQLEYLLPRLRGWGESMSRQAGGQVGGQGAGMGSRGPGETKIELDRRRIRNRMARLRTQIKGFAPARQAKRANRDRFEVPSVAIAGYTNAGKSSLLNRLTNAGVLVENALFATLDATVRRTETPDGRLYTLADTVGFVRNLPHQLVEAFRSTLEEVGESDVIVHVVDASHPDPAAQLATVREVIGETGARDIPEIVAFNKADLVSDDDLLVLRGLVPTAVFVSARTGMGVDELRERIAELLPRPTVAMALLVPFDRGDVVSRLHDRFTVERETYEATGTRVDVLVTEDAVDGLEEFRVVV; encoded by the coding sequence ATGGCGGACGGCACCTCGCGCGTGGACCGCATCCTCGAGTGGGCGGATCCGGGCGACGAGCGGCTGCTCGACCAGTCGGCCCAGGCGCTCGGCGCCGATGCGACCGACGGCGACTTCGACGGCGAGCAGCTCGATCGCGCCGATCGCGCGGCGCTGCGCCGCGTCGGCGGCCTGCGCACGGAGCTCGAGGACGTCACCGAGGTCGAGTACCGCCAGCTGCGCCTCGAGAACGTCGTGCTCGTGGGCGTGCACGCCGGCGGGGTCGTCGACGCCGAGAACTCGATGCGCGAGCTCGCGGCCCTCGCGGAGACCGCCGGCGCGCTCGTGCTCGACGGCGTGCTGCAGCGGCGCCCGACGCCCGACCCGGCGACGTACGTCGGCCGCGGCAAGGCGCAGGAGCTCGCCGAGCTCGTCAAGGAGACCGGCGCCGACACCGTCATCGCCGACACCGAGCTCGCACCGAGCCAGCGGCGTGCGCTCGAGGACGTCGTGAAGGTCAAGGTCATCGACCGCACCGCCGTCATCCTCGACATCTTCAGCCAGCACGCGAAGAGCCGCGAGGGCAAGGCGCAGGTCGAGCTCGCGCAGCTCGAGTACCTGCTGCCGCGCCTGCGCGGCTGGGGCGAGTCGATGTCGCGCCAGGCCGGTGGACAGGTCGGCGGCCAGGGCGCCGGCATGGGCTCGCGCGGACCCGGTGAGACGAAGATCGAGCTCGACCGTCGGCGCATCCGCAATCGCATGGCGAGGCTGCGCACGCAGATCAAGGGCTTCGCGCCCGCGCGTCAGGCGAAGCGCGCCAACCGCGACCGCTTCGAGGTGCCGTCGGTCGCGATCGCCGGCTACACGAACGCCGGCAAGTCGAGCCTGCTCAACCGCCTCACGAACGCGGGCGTGCTCGTCGAGAACGCCCTGTTCGCGACGCTGGATGCGACGGTGCGCCGCACCGAGACGCCCGACGGACGCCTCTACACGCTCGCCGACACCGTCGGCTTCGTGCGCAACCTGCCGCACCAGCTCGTCGAGGCGTTCCGCTCGACGCTCGAGGAGGTCGGCGAGTCCGACGTCATCGTGCACGTCGTCGACGCGAGCCACCCCGACCCCGCCGCGCAGCTCGCGACCGTGCGGGAGGTCATCGGCGAGACCGGTGCGCGCGACATCCCCGAGATCGTCGCGTTCAACAAGGCCGACCTCGTCTCCGACGACGACCTGCTCGTGCTGCGCGGCCTCGTGCCGACGGCGGTGTTCGTGTCGGCGCGTACGGGCATGGGCGTCGACGAGCTGCGCGAGCGCATCGCCGAGCTGCTGCCGCGGCCCACGGTCGCGATGGCGCTGCTCGTGCCGTTCGACCGCGGCGACGTCGTCTCGCGACTGCACGACCGCTTCACGGTCGAGCGCGAGACGTACGAGGCGACCGGCACGCGCGTCGACGTGCTCGTGACCGAGGATGCCGTGGACGGGCTCGAGGAGTTCCGCGTCGTCGTGTGA